In Longimicrobium sp., the DNA window TCTTCCCGTCCGCGGCGCCTTACTGGGCAGTGACGCGCACCGCGCTGCGGAAGGCGGCCTCGCTTACCGTGCGCGTCTGCGCGTTGGCGCTGTTCAGCCACGCATCGGCATTCAGGTTGATGAGAATGCGCGACGTGGCGTCGGCCGACACCGTGACGTTAGCATCGCGCTCCACCACCACCTGCCCGTCTGACTCCAGGTTCACCGCCACACTCCCCGACAGGAGCCCCGTGCTTACTGCGAGCGAGCCGGACAGGGTGGCGTCCACGTCCTCGAAGATCACTCGGATACGCGAGTAGCTGCCCGCCTCTACCCGGCCGCGCGCCACCGTCTCCGCTTCGCCGTGCCCCGACGCGGCGACAGAGCCGGCCGCACGGCTGGCTTCCGTTACTTCCAGCCACCCACTGGTGCTGCTGTAGACGTACACACGCGCCTGGAAGTCGATGGTTCCCTCCGCGGTGGTGTGCGAGTAGCGAGGGCCGTCCGCCTCCGCGACCGACTGCGAGCCGGCCGTGGGATCGTCACCGCGCGCCAGCACCTGCACGTTGCTGTCGCCGCTGCCGGCGGGGTTGTCGCACGCGCCCAGGAACAGGGCCAGCGCCGCTGCGGCGATTGACAGGGTCGTCTTCTTCATGATGTTGCTCCGTGTGCATCCGGGTATCGTCCGCCGGCACCGTGCCGGCTGCTTGGCCTCCGATAAGGCAGGCGGCGGACCGAAGGGAAATTCCGCGTGGTTGCTGGACTTTCGCCGGGTCCTTCCTCCAGCGATGCGCCTGCTTGCCGATTTTTGTGACATGACTACGACAGGAGAGTGTCACATTTTGCAATCGCGGATGCGTGGCGGGCAGGAGTTGGGCGTGGAGTTCCGCGAGGGGAGCAAGGGGGGAGCGTCCAACCGGGCGCGAGATCGGCGGTTGAAACGGCGTCTGGAACGTCACGAAGTCCGCCTTCGCGGACTGCAGGCGTAGTCGAGTGCGCGCCCCCGGACGGCGCGCGGCCGCTGACTGATCCTCCGCCG includes these proteins:
- a CDS encoding DUF4382 domain-containing protein; the protein is MKKTTLSIAAAALALFLGACDNPAGSGDSNVQVLARGDDPTAGSQSVAEADGPRYSHTTAEGTIDFQARVYVYSSTSGWLEVTEASRAAGSVAASGHGEAETVARGRVEAGSYSRIRVIFEDVDATLSGSLAVSTGLLSGSVAVNLESDGQVVVERDANVTVSADATSRILINLNADAWLNSANAQTRTVSEAAFRSAVRVTAQ